From Novosphingobium sp. 9, the proteins below share one genomic window:
- a CDS encoding lipase family protein, with translation MQPAMAAPAAATTDLGNIDGDGGVSPFYRWSGKIGTPGHMLRQEALPANLPQPQDARATRILYSSTSGVGRGAIIVSGMMFIPQGKAPKGGWPVVAWAHGTTGFADPCAPSWTGPSARDAEYLGRWLKAGFAVVASDYEGLGTPGVHPYLMWRSEGRSVLDGVRAALAAGKGTLANRVIVVGQSQGSGAALGTTYLAKSYAPKLNILGTVATGLVMTFDTPHDADYVAKSKAMTDVHFMNPGFGMLRIAGIDRSLHHELDPAAFVQPAGYPLLKAARTQCLHALFDMADQNKLTGEQVFVPDLQPIDGTMEANFEFKDAHIPGPLFVGTGLADDMAGTQGQYNAVKAMCAAGTNLQWHTYPGEDHGSTVNTSAKDSIPFALALLAGKLPTSNCATISPPGPVQKRNPGVS, from the coding sequence GTGCAGCCAGCGATGGCGGCTCCGGCTGCTGCCACGACCGACCTCGGTAATATAGACGGCGATGGCGGTGTTTCGCCTTTCTATCGTTGGAGCGGCAAGATCGGAACGCCCGGACACATGCTGCGTCAGGAAGCGTTGCCGGCGAACCTCCCGCAGCCCCAGGATGCTAGGGCAACCCGTATCCTCTATTCCTCGACCAGTGGTGTCGGGCGAGGAGCGATCATCGTTTCGGGCATGATGTTCATCCCGCAGGGTAAGGCGCCCAAAGGGGGCTGGCCCGTGGTGGCGTGGGCTCACGGCACCACCGGTTTTGCCGATCCCTGCGCCCCTTCGTGGACCGGTCCGTCGGCGCGTGACGCTGAATATCTCGGGCGCTGGCTGAAGGCCGGGTTCGCGGTCGTCGCCAGCGATTACGAGGGGCTCGGCACGCCGGGCGTCCATCCTTACCTGATGTGGCGTTCCGAAGGCCGATCGGTGCTCGATGGTGTTCGCGCCGCGCTGGCAGCCGGGAAAGGCACACTGGCGAACCGGGTAATTGTCGTCGGCCAGTCGCAGGGCTCGGGTGCCGCGCTGGGCACGACATATCTGGCGAAGAGCTACGCGCCGAAGCTGAATATACTGGGCACGGTTGCGACTGGCCTTGTCATGACCTTTGATACGCCGCACGATGCAGATTATGTCGCAAAGTCGAAGGCGATGACCGATGTCCACTTCATGAATCCCGGTTTCGGCATGCTGCGCATCGCTGGGATCGATCGTTCGCTGCATCATGAACTCGATCCGGCAGCTTTCGTCCAGCCCGCAGGATATCCGTTGCTCAAGGCCGCGCGCACGCAGTGCCTTCACGCTCTGTTCGACATGGCCGATCAGAACAAGCTGACCGGTGAGCAGGTCTTCGTGCCCGATCTCCAGCCCATCGACGGGACGATGGAGGCAAACTTCGAATTCAAGGACGCGCATATCCCCGGCCCGCTGTTTGTCGGTACGGGATTGGCGGACGACATGGCCGGGACGCAAGGCCAGTACAATGCGGTGAAGGCGATGTGCGCAGCCGGTACGAACCTGCAATGGCATACCTATCCGGGCGAGGATCACGGCAGTACCGTGAACACGTCTGCCAAGGACTCGATCCCCTTTGCGCTGGCCTTGCTGGCAGGCAAGCTGCCAACCTCGAACTGTGCGACGATCAGCCCGCCGGGGCCGGTACAGAAGCGCAATCCCGGCGTGAGTTGA
- a CDS encoding MFS transporter, protein MPLLKGNWTTVAIVYAIGLGSMALVGILSPLALTVTASLGAPKAAIGFAIALFSLPATIVATVGGSLVDRIGPRRALLLTSPVFVLSDLVVWMAHDIWLLNLGVLLSGIGYLGILNGGAAMLIGSLEGHARTRAMTLWSTYAPPVSLSACFLQRHSRKAKAGAMRWRCMVLSC, encoded by the coding sequence ATGCCTCTGCTCAAAGGCAACTGGACGACGGTGGCAATTGTCTACGCCATCGGCCTTGGCAGCATGGCGCTCGTCGGCATCCTTTCTCCGCTGGCGCTGACCGTCACGGCATCGCTCGGCGCCCCCAAGGCCGCGATCGGCTTTGCCATTGCCCTGTTCTCGCTGCCCGCAACCATCGTCGCCACTGTCGGCGGATCGCTCGTCGATCGCATCGGCCCTCGCAGAGCACTGCTGCTGACCTCGCCGGTCTTCGTGCTTTCCGACCTCGTGGTCTGGATGGCGCATGACATCTGGCTGCTCAACCTAGGCGTGCTGCTGTCCGGCATCGGCTATCTCGGCATCCTCAACGGCGGTGCAGCCATGCTGATCGGCTCGCTCGAAGGTCACGCCCGCACCCGCGCGATGACGCTATGGTCAACCTATGCCCCACCGGTTTCGCTCTCGGCCTGCTTCTTGCAGCGCCATTCACGCAAGGCGAAGGCTGGCGCGATGCGGTGGCGCTGCATGGTGCTTTCATGCTGA
- a CDS encoding MFS transporter encodes MVNLCPTGFALGLLLAAPFTQGEGWRDAVALHGAFMLICAVCAFALPHVPAMVKHSATAREKLAALFAGLRHPPVFLLGIAMAMPAMISYGTSLAAPTYLAKVHGVSLAASASIVAIAKIVAVLLGGTVTGALLSREFPPRRLLAMVVVLGIVAQTLLFLPSSPLALAIFGLMAWLFTYGAATGVCMATMPALSNKDLGGGSVAGLVNQFVSLASLLTPTIYFALTHWTAYIALAVVGLVVCLLALPKLSTAV; translated from the coding sequence ATGGTCAACCTATGCCCCACCGGTTTCGCTCTCGGCCTGCTTCTTGCAGCGCCATTCACGCAAGGCGAAGGCTGGCGCGATGCGGTGGCGCTGCATGGTGCTTTCATGCTGATCTGCGCGGTTTGCGCCTTTGCACTGCCTCACGTTCCGGCCATGGTGAAGCACAGCGCCACGGCGCGCGAAAAGCTGGCCGCGCTATTCGCCGGGCTGCGCCATCCTCCGGTATTCCTGCTGGGTATCGCGATGGCGATGCCGGCTATGATCTCCTACGGCACCAGCCTTGCCGCGCCGACCTACCTCGCGAAAGTCCATGGCGTTTCGCTGGCCGCTTCCGCCAGCATCGTCGCCATTGCCAAGATCGTCGCGGTGCTGCTGGGCGGTACGGTCACCGGCGCGCTGCTGAGCCGCGAATTCCCGCCGCGCCGCCTGCTGGCGATGGTCGTCGTGCTCGGCATCGTCGCACAGACGCTCCTGTTCCTGCCGTCGAGCCCGCTTGCGCTCGCGATCTTCGGGCTGATGGCCTGGCTGTTCACCTATGGTGCCGCTACCGGCGTATGCATGGCCACAATGCCAGCACTGTCGAACAAGGACCTGGGCGGCGGCAGTGTGGCAGGCCTCGTCAACCAGTTCGTCTCGCTCGCCTCGCTGCTGACTCCGACGATCTACTTCGCGCTGACGCACTGGACGGCCTATATCGCGCTGGCCGTCGTCGGGTTGGTCGTGTGCCTGCTGGCCCTGCCGAAATTGAGCACGGCCGTCTGA
- a CDS encoding SDR family NAD(P)-dependent oxidoreductase, with protein MAGILIIGGAGGLGGELARSFAGAGDRVLLADEGEVPRELPDAVRFEAVALESPDTGTQAVAAALEHADRLDTVIVAASAMASAPVAEWTAAMWDRASAVNLRLPFLTVQAALPALRISSNASVIFISSTATMRGQPLTHAYQATKAGVAGLVRSLAAELGPEGVRVNAVLGGWLDTPLTRGYWQMVPDAETERARVDGRIPLRRHGSAAEAAALVRFLASHEASYISGAMMPVDGGDTAV; from the coding sequence ATGGCAGGTATTCTCATCATTGGCGGCGCAGGCGGGCTCGGCGGCGAACTGGCGCGGTCCTTCGCGGGAGCCGGAGATCGGGTGTTGCTGGCGGATGAGGGGGAAGTACCGAGAGAGTTACCCGATGCGGTACGGTTCGAGGCAGTAGCGCTGGAGTCACCTGACACCGGCACCCAGGCCGTTGCTGCTGCGCTGGAGCATGCAGATAGGCTCGATACCGTGATCGTCGCGGCTTCCGCGATGGCCAGCGCGCCGGTTGCCGAATGGACCGCAGCCATGTGGGATCGTGCCTCTGCGGTGAACCTGCGCCTCCCGTTCCTGACTGTGCAGGCCGCTTTGCCTGCGTTGCGTATCTCGTCGAACGCCAGTGTGATCTTCATTTCCTCGACCGCAACGATGCGGGGGCAGCCGCTTACGCATGCTTATCAGGCCACCAAGGCAGGCGTTGCCGGTCTGGTGCGGAGTCTGGCCGCGGAACTCGGACCGGAAGGCGTACGAGTGAATGCGGTGCTTGGCGGTTGGCTCGATACGCCGTTGACGCGCGGATACTGGCAGATGGTGCCGGATGCGGAGACCGAACGTGCGCGGGTAGATGGGCGTATCCCCTTGCGTCGCCACGGTTCTGCGGCTGAGGCTGCCGCGCTGGTGCGCTTTCTGGCCTCGCATGAAGCAAGTTACATCAGCGGAGCGATGATGCCGGTGGATGGTGGCGATACGGCCGTCTGA
- a CDS encoding D-glutamate cyclase family protein, with the protein MTQSALPATDLDPGFDTSDPVAVRRAIRSGAFTGFTNLVARRYVQGNLVAVPASHADAFELYCRSNPQALPILGRSEPGSRAIPALGTDLDIARDTGGYMVFRDGELIDTPRDASPVWRDDLVSFVLGCSFSFEAILQNAGVRLRHLDEGNVSAMYETNRDTVPVGPFCGKLIVSMRALSPADAIRATILSAQFPRFHGAPVSLGLPEDLGIADLAKSYGGHGLTRLHPGELPVFWACGATGQNAVRAARLPLCITHYKAHMVVTDLPLPDLPDLNTPSVSTKDLPDEC; encoded by the coding sequence ATGACACAGAGCGCCCTGCCCGCGACAGACCTCGATCCCGGTTTCGACACTTCGGACCCGGTTGCGGTGCGCCGCGCGATCCGCTCGGGCGCTTTCACCGGCTTCACCAATCTGGTGGCGCGCAGATATGTGCAGGGCAATCTGGTAGCCGTACCCGCGAGCCATGCCGACGCCTTCGAACTTTACTGTCGCTCAAACCCGCAGGCGCTACCGATCCTCGGTCGCAGCGAGCCTGGATCGCGCGCCATTCCGGCATTGGGCACAGACCTGGACATTGCGCGCGACACCGGCGGCTACATGGTGTTCCGCGATGGCGAACTGATCGATACGCCCCGCGATGCCTCCCCGGTATGGCGCGACGATCTGGTGTCGTTCGTGCTGGGCTGCTCGTTCTCGTTCGAGGCGATCCTGCAGAACGCCGGGGTTCGCCTGCGCCATCTCGACGAGGGCAACGTCTCGGCCATGTACGAAACGAACCGCGACACCGTGCCGGTCGGACCGTTCTGCGGCAAGCTGATCGTCTCGATGCGGGCCCTATCGCCCGCCGACGCCATCCGCGCGACGATCCTTTCAGCGCAATTCCCGCGCTTTCATGGCGCGCCTGTCTCGCTAGGACTACCCGAAGACCTTGGTATTGCGGACCTTGCAAAAAGCTATGGCGGCCATGGGCTTACCCGGCTTCATCCCGGTGAGCTTCCGGTTTTCTGGGCCTGCGGCGCCACCGGCCAGAATGCCGTGCGCGCCGCGCGCCTGCCGCTGTGCATCACCCATTACAAAGCGCACATGGTCGTTACCGATCTGCCGCTTCCCGATTTGCCCGATTTGAATACGCCCAGCGTTTCCACCAAGGATCTGCCCGATGAATGTTGA
- a CDS encoding phytanoyl-CoA dioxygenase family protein, with product MNVDEIVSHYDEHGYVVVPGLLQGPVLDKLRALTDNVAARAAAVEADDAWFDFDTDAAGLRTIQRIKKPNRIDPFYAEQAGNPQILEILTRIIGDLVRLSHTKINMKSANGGAALEWHQDWAFAPHTNMSTCVASIMLDGASAANGAMQVIPGSHKQPLLDHHDEEGFFCGAVDIDQVDLSKAVLLEGPPGTVSFHHPMTLHGSSVNRSGDPRRILFYEYAASDAFPLFYKVDWDEYESRLVSGGSTTGVRFEDNYVKLPFPSRAGSSIYKIQAGSKRKFFADAQ from the coding sequence ATGAATGTTGACGAGATCGTTTCGCACTACGACGAGCACGGCTATGTCGTCGTCCCCGGCCTGCTGCAAGGCCCGGTGCTCGACAAGCTGCGCGCGCTGACCGACAATGTCGCCGCGCGCGCCGCCGCAGTTGAAGCCGACGACGCGTGGTTCGATTTCGACACGGACGCAGCCGGTCTGCGCACGATCCAGCGCATCAAGAAGCCCAACCGCATCGATCCTTTCTACGCCGAGCAGGCCGGAAACCCGCAGATTCTGGAGATTCTCACGCGGATCATCGGCGATCTGGTGCGCCTGTCGCACACCAAGATCAACATGAAGTCCGCCAACGGCGGCGCCGCGCTGGAGTGGCATCAGGACTGGGCTTTCGCGCCGCACACCAACATGTCGACCTGCGTCGCCTCGATCATGCTCGATGGCGCTTCCGCCGCGAACGGCGCGATGCAGGTAATCCCCGGCAGCCACAAGCAGCCCCTGCTCGATCACCATGATGAGGAAGGGTTTTTCTGCGGCGCGGTCGACATCGATCAGGTGGACCTGTCGAAAGCCGTGCTGCTCGAAGGGCCTCCGGGGACGGTCAGCTTCCACCACCCGATGACGCTGCACGGATCGAGCGTGAACCGTTCGGGCGATCCGCGCCGTATCCTGTTCTACGAATATGCTGCCAGCGACGCATTTCCGCTGTTCTACAAGGTCGATTGGGACGAATACGAATCCCGCCTTGTTTCCGGTGGTTCGACCACGGGCGTTCGCTTCGAGGACAACTATGTGAAGCTGCCCTTCCCTTCACGCGCGGGCAGTTCGATCTACAAGATCCAGGCGGGTTCAAAGCGCAAGTTTTTCGCGGACGCACAGTGA
- a CDS encoding SDR family NAD(P)-dependent oxidoreductase yields the protein MSYASDTDRPVAFVTGASAGTGREIALALGAAGYDLAMVARRTAEMEAVAETVRAQGRRALVLTADVRDAQAIENALDSFLDWSRNRVDVVVNAAGYTGPLSPEIGDFSIDEFDSTVATNLRAPFIVLSRLLPIMRAAKAGRIVNIGGNHGIRGRAGRSSYSASKWGLRGLSRSAALEAGPDGVTVNYIAPGPIAVPRMKENWRKLAVSRGLSEEEALKLYVADMGIPLGRPSEMEDIVAMVLYLVGEGGRNVTGQELVVDGGATL from the coding sequence GTGAGTTACGCCTCCGACACCGATCGCCCGGTCGCCTTCGTCACCGGTGCCAGCGCGGGCACCGGACGCGAGATCGCACTGGCGCTGGGCGCGGCAGGCTATGATCTTGCCATGGTCGCCCGGCGTACGGCGGAGATGGAAGCCGTGGCCGAGACGGTACGTGCCCAAGGGCGCCGCGCGCTGGTGCTGACTGCCGACGTGCGTGACGCACAAGCAATTGAAAATGCGCTGGATTCCTTCCTCGATTGGTCTCGCAATCGCGTCGATGTGGTGGTGAATGCTGCCGGTTATACCGGGCCGCTATCGCCCGAAATCGGCGACTTCTCGATCGACGAATTCGACAGCACCGTGGCGACGAACTTGCGCGCGCCGTTCATCGTGCTCTCCCGTCTGCTGCCGATTATGCGCGCGGCGAAGGCAGGGCGCATCGTGAATATCGGCGGAAATCATGGTATTAGAGGACGAGCTGGACGCTCCAGCTACTCCGCGTCGAAGTGGGGCCTGCGCGGTCTGTCGCGCAGCGCCGCACTGGAGGCGGGGCCGGACGGCGTGACGGTGAACTACATCGCGCCCGGCCCCATCGCGGTGCCGCGCATGAAGGAAAACTGGCGCAAACTCGCGGTTTCTCGCGGTCTTTCCGAGGAAGAGGCGCTCAAGCTCTACGTCGCCGACATGGGCATTCCGCTGGGCCGCCCCAGCGAGATGGAGGACATCGTCGCCATGGTGCTCTACCTTGTCGGCGAAGGCGGGCGCAATGTCACCGGACAGGAACTGGTGGTAGACGGCGGCGCCACGCTATAG
- a CDS encoding FdhF/YdeP family oxidoreductase, with protein MTESARTETGLEEANTGLEGVQTDLEGIGDYAGPAGGWGALRAVAKTVRQQMKSSPDTRALLQMNQPDGFDCPGCAWPDPRHTSSFEFCENGAKAVTWEATVKRVDPDFFAQHTASELWEWSDHKLEDAGRLTEPLAYDAVTDRFVAISWDEAFARAGAVLQSLDHADRAEFYCSGRASNESAFLYQLFAREFGTNNFPDCSNMCHEATSVGLPKSIGIGKGTVTLEDFDHADAIFCIGHNPGTNHPRMLGTLAEASRRGVPIVVANPMRERGLERFKSPQHPSEMLSPKSTQLASAYHQVRIGGDMAMLKGMMKLVIAADALDHDFIAQHTEHFEAVKADIEATSWDWIETTSGLPRDAIEDMAKVYMAAERVIVCYGMGITQHHTGTDNVQAIANLLLLRGQFGKPGAGICPLRGHSNVQGDRTVGITEIPTEAMLSRLDATYGISSPRKHGHNAVEAFAAMRAGESKALFSLGGNLAVAMPDPEACFEAVRSLDLSVNIVTKFNRTCLLTAKETLVLPCLGRTELDVQAGGPQAVTVEDSMSMVHASRGKLKAPGPHVRSEPAIIAGLAKAALPATKVDWDAMVADYDRIRDGIEAVYPDFRDFNARIRTPGGFRLTVGPSNRVWATPSGKAQFIAHPREASKTLPPMLLTTIRSHDQYNTTIYGLDDRYRGVTGRRDVIFANEVDMATLGLAHGEKVDLETPSGRTLKGFTVIRHAIARGSLAAYYPEANCLVPLEEHDAASGTPAYKSIPVTMRAAG; from the coding sequence ATGACCGAGTCTGCGCGGACTGAAACGGGCCTAGAAGAGGCTAACACGGGTCTAGAGGGGGTCCAGACCGACCTGGAGGGTATCGGCGACTACGCAGGACCCGCCGGTGGCTGGGGCGCCCTGCGCGCCGTCGCCAAGACCGTTCGCCAGCAGATGAAGTCCAGCCCGGACACCCGCGCGTTGCTCCAGATGAACCAGCCGGACGGGTTCGACTGCCCCGGTTGCGCCTGGCCCGATCCGCGCCACACCTCCAGCTTCGAATTCTGCGAGAACGGCGCCAAAGCGGTGACGTGGGAAGCCACCGTCAAGCGCGTCGATCCCGATTTCTTCGCACAGCACACCGCCTCCGAACTGTGGGAGTGGAGCGACCACAAACTGGAGGACGCCGGACGCCTGACCGAGCCCCTCGCCTACGATGCCGTGACCGACCGCTTCGTCGCCATCAGCTGGGACGAGGCCTTCGCGCGCGCCGGGGCCGTGCTGCAATCGCTCGACCATGCCGACCGTGCGGAATTCTACTGCTCGGGCCGCGCCTCGAACGAATCCGCGTTCCTCTACCAGCTGTTCGCGCGCGAATTCGGGACCAACAACTTCCCCGACTGTTCGAACATGTGCCACGAGGCGACCAGCGTCGGGCTGCCCAAGTCGATCGGCATCGGCAAGGGCACGGTCACGCTGGAAGACTTCGACCACGCCGACGCGATCTTCTGCATCGGCCACAACCCCGGCACCAACCATCCGCGCATGCTCGGCACGCTGGCCGAAGCCTCGCGCCGAGGCGTGCCGATCGTCGTTGCCAACCCGATGCGCGAGCGCGGGCTGGAGCGCTTCAAGTCACCGCAGCACCCCAGCGAGATGCTCTCGCCCAAATCGACGCAGCTCGCCTCCGCCTATCATCAGGTGCGGATCGGCGGCGACATGGCGATGCTGAAGGGCATGATGAAGCTGGTGATCGCCGCCGACGCGCTCGACCACGATTTCATCGCCCAGCACACCGAGCACTTCGAGGCGGTGAAGGCCGATATCGAGGCGACCTCGTGGGACTGGATCGAGACCACTTCGGGCCTGCCGCGCGATGCCATCGAGGATATGGCGAAGGTCTACATGGCCGCCGAGCGCGTCATCGTGTGCTACGGCATGGGCATCACCCAGCACCACACCGGCACCGACAACGTGCAGGCTATCGCCAACCTGCTGCTGCTGCGCGGCCAGTTCGGCAAGCCCGGCGCCGGGATCTGCCCGCTTCGTGGCCATTCCAACGTGCAGGGCGACCGCACCGTGGGCATCACCGAGATCCCGACCGAGGCGATGCTCTCGCGGCTCGATGCCACCTACGGCATCTCCTCGCCGCGCAAGCACGGACACAATGCGGTGGAAGCCTTCGCGGCGATGCGCGCCGGGGAATCGAAGGCGCTGTTCTCGCTCGGCGGGAACCTTGCCGTTGCCATGCCCGACCCCGAGGCCTGCTTCGAGGCCGTGCGCAGCCTCGACCTGTCGGTGAACATCGTCACCAAGTTCAACCGCACCTGCCTGCTCACCGCGAAGGAAACGCTGGTGCTGCCCTGCCTTGGCCGCACCGAGCTGGACGTGCAGGCAGGCGGCCCGCAGGCGGTGACGGTGGAAGATTCGATGTCGATGGTCCATGCCTCGCGCGGGAAGCTGAAGGCGCCGGGGCCGCACGTCCGTTCGGAACCCGCGATCATCGCCGGGCTAGCCAAGGCGGCGCTGCCTGCCACCAAGGTAGACTGGGATGCCATGGTCGCCGATTACGACCGCATCCGCGACGGGATCGAGGCGGTCTATCCCGATTTCCGCGACTTCAACGCGCGCATCCGCACGCCCGGCGGCTTCCGCCTGACCGTGGGGCCGAGCAATCGCGTGTGGGCTACCCCCAGCGGCAAGGCGCAGTTCATCGCTCACCCCCGCGAGGCGAGCAAGACGCTGCCGCCGATGCTGCTCACCACGATCCGCAGCCACGACCAGTACAACACCACGATCTACGGCCTGGACGATCGCTATCGCGGCGTCACCGGGCGGCGCGACGTGATCTTCGCCAACGAGGTCGACATGGCAACGCTCGGCCTTGCCCATGGCGAGAAGGTCGATCTGGAAACGCCCTCGGGCCGCACGTTGAAGGGCTTCACGGTAATCCGCCACGCCATCGCGCGCGGCTCGCTGGCGGCGTACTATCCCGAAGCGAACTGTCTCGTCCCGCTGGAAGAGCACGATGCGGCCAGCGGAACGCCGGCCTACAAGTCGATCCCCGTCACGATGCGCGCGGCGGGGTAA
- a CDS encoding tRNA (cytidine(34)-2'-O)-methyltransferase: MRIALYEPEIAGNVGAVLRLGACFGTHIDLIEPMGFAWDDRRVRRTAMDYIDHVEITRHAGFEAFRQTAPGQRLVLFTTKGSVSAYDFEFRPDDVLLFGKESAGVPESVAAVCDARVRIPLRAEVRSLNLATSAALALGEALRQTGMLPEA; encoded by the coding sequence ATGCGCATCGCTCTTTACGAACCCGAGATCGCCGGCAACGTCGGCGCCGTCCTGCGGCTTGGCGCGTGTTTCGGCACGCATATCGACCTGATCGAGCCGATGGGTTTTGCCTGGGACGATCGCCGGGTGCGGCGCACCGCGATGGACTACATCGATCATGTGGAGATTACGCGCCACGCCGGGTTCGAGGCTTTCCGCCAGACTGCGCCGGGCCAGCGACTGGTGCTGTTCACCACCAAGGGCAGCGTTTCGGCCTACGATTTCGAGTTCCGCCCCGATGACGTGCTGCTGTTCGGCAAGGAAAGCGCAGGCGTGCCCGAGAGCGTCGCCGCCGTCTGCGACGCGCGCGTGCGGATTCCGCTGCGCGCCGAAGTACGCTCGCTGAATCTCGCGACCTCGGCGGCGCTCGCACTGGGCGAGGCCCTGCGACAAACGGGAATGCTGCCAGAGGCGTAA
- a CDS encoding OmpA family protein — MTVISKRSKVFLLAALMTTAASASIAVQAQDRPSDPAEADVAATVYGQRPGDAPADASQMTEGPEVEGIISARKGDRIQVTSANGQSTIVAVNDSTRISGKGGFLGLGNKKLAGDSLMNGLPVSIKTMQGGGDLVATEIKTQNKDIKTASMIRTGTAQGFAEQTAATEALRGRVGDIDKYNVKSTVNVNFDTGKSDLSPEAKAALCQTAQQADGVDNALLLVVGYTDSTGGEDLNQALSEKRATRVVNFLQQACHWKPYRMLTPTGMSMADPVASNDTDQGKAENRRVAVNVLVSKAVDGI; from the coding sequence ATGACTGTCATTTCCAAGCGTTCGAAAGTATTTCTTCTGGCCGCACTGATGACCACCGCCGCATCGGCCAGTATTGCCGTGCAGGCACAGGACCGCCCGAGCGATCCGGCCGAGGCCGATGTCGCAGCCACGGTCTATGGCCAGCGTCCGGGCGATGCGCCCGCCGATGCCTCGCAGATGACCGAAGGTCCCGAAGTCGAAGGCATCATTTCGGCGCGCAAGGGCGATCGCATCCAGGTGACGTCGGCCAACGGCCAGAGCACCATCGTCGCCGTTAACGACAGCACCCGCATCAGCGGCAAGGGCGGTTTCCTGGGGCTTGGCAACAAGAAGCTGGCGGGCGATTCGCTGATGAACGGCCTGCCGGTCAGCATCAAGACCATGCAGGGCGGCGGCGATCTGGTCGCCACAGAGATCAAGACCCAGAACAAGGACATCAAGACCGCCTCGATGATCCGCACCGGCACGGCGCAGGGCTTCGCCGAGCAGACCGCCGCCACCGAGGCGCTGCGCGGCCGCGTGGGCGATATCGACAAGTACAACGTCAAGAGCACGGTCAACGTGAACTTCGACACCGGCAAGTCCGACCTTTCGCCCGAAGCCAAGGCCGCGCTGTGTCAGACCGCGCAGCAGGCCGATGGCGTCGATAATGCCCTGCTTCTGGTGGTCGGCTACACCGACTCGACCGGCGGCGAAGACCTGAACCAGGCGCTCAGCGAAAAGCGTGCGACGCGCGTGGTGAACTTCCTGCAGCAGGCCTGCCACTGGAAGCCCTATCGCATGCTGACCCCCACCGGCATGTCGATGGCCGATCCGGTTGCCAGCAACGACACCGATCAGGGCAAGGCGGAAAACCGCCGCGTCGCGGTGAACGTCCTCGTCAGCAAGGCTGTCGACGGTATCTGA
- a CDS encoding alpha/beta hydrolase yields MAGLPGPLARALAAGPAVSPAVSDADLRFDLVAPELRPAIEALGREVAARPPLSAASLATWRGSPGIARPSQGKYPVEMKSLPRPASAGGGEVTVYVINAGHPGQKRPAILHTHGGGYVMGSAARSVPGLQAVCDAFDCTIVTVEYRLAPETTYAGSIEDNYTGLKWLHDNAASLGVDPARIAVMGESAGGGHAALLAITARDRGEVPLAFQCLVYPMLDDRTGSSRAVPPSMGHLIWTPAYNRYGWEAFLGMKPGGANVPVRGVPARTRDLTGLPPAFIGVGAIDLFADEDIEYARRLADTGIPVTLNVVPGAYHAFDGIAAQTDLARRFTDSKLAALKRALLD; encoded by the coding sequence ATGGCCGGATTGCCCGGTCCTCTGGCGCGCGCTCTGGCGGCGGGGCCTGCGGTATCTCCTGCGGTTTCCGATGCCGATCTGCGGTTCGATCTGGTCGCGCCCGAACTGCGCCCGGCGATCGAGGCGCTGGGGCGTGAAGTTGCGGCCCGGCCTCCGCTCTCCGCCGCCAGCCTTGCGACGTGGCGCGGCAGCCCCGGCATCGCCCGGCCCTCTCAGGGCAAGTATCCGGTCGAGATGAAAAGCCTGCCCCGGCCCGCCAGCGCGGGTGGCGGTGAGGTGACGGTCTATGTGATCAATGCAGGGCATCCGGGGCAGAAGCGCCCGGCGATCCTGCACACCCACGGCGGCGGCTATGTCATGGGATCGGCAGCGCGCTCGGTGCCGGGCCTGCAGGCGGTGTGCGATGCGTTCGACTGCACGATCGTTACGGTGGAGTACCGGCTGGCGCCCGAGACGACGTATGCAGGTTCGATCGAGGACAACTACACCGGTCTCAAGTGGCTGCACGACAATGCCGCCAGCCTCGGCGTCGATCCGGCGCGCATCGCGGTGATGGGAGAGAGCGCGGGTGGCGGCCATGCGGCGCTTCTGGCGATCACCGCGCGCGACCGGGGTGAAGTGCCGCTGGCGTTCCAGTGCCTCGTCTATCCCATGCTCGACGACCGCACCGGATCGAGCCGTGCGGTGCCGCCCTCCATGGGCCATCTGATCTGGACGCCTGCCTACAACCGCTATGGCTGGGAGGCTTTCCTGGGCATGAAACCCGGCGGGGCGAACGTGCCGGTCCGCGGCGTGCCCGCCCGCACGCGCGATCTGACGGGCCTGCCGCCTGCCTTTATCGGTGTGGGCGCGATCGACCTCTTCGCCGACGAGGACATCGAATACGCCCGCCGCCTGGCCGATACCGGTATCCCGGTGACGCTGAATGTCGTCCCCGGCGCCTATCATGCCTTCGATGGAATCGCCGCGCAGACCGATCTGGCGCGCCGATTCACCGATTCGAAGCTCGCCGCCCTGAAGCGCGCGCTGCTCGACTAG